A genomic region of Equus caballus isolate H_3958 breed thoroughbred chromosome 1, TB-T2T, whole genome shotgun sequence contains the following coding sequences:
- the VPS33B gene encoding vacuolar protein sorting-associated protein 33B translates to MAFPHRPDAPELPDFSMLKRLARDQLIYLLEQLPGKKDLFIEADLMSPLDRIANVSILKQHEVDKLYKVESKPAVSSSEQLCFLVRPRIKNMRYIANLVNADKLAGRTRKYKVIFSPQKFYACEMVLEEEGIYGDVSCDEWAFSLLPLDVDLLSMELPEFFRDYFLEGDQRWINTVAQALHLLSTLYGPFPNCYGIGRCAKMSYELWRKLEDEEDGETKGRRPEIGHIFLLDRDMDFVTALCSQVVYEGLVDDTFRIKCGSVDFGPEVTSSDKSLKVLLNAEDKVFNEIRNEHFSNVFGFLSQKARNLQAQYDRRRGMDIKQMKNFVSQELKGLKQEHRLLSLHIGACESIMKKKTKQDFQELIKTEHALLEGFNIRESTSYIEEHIDRQVSPIESLRLMCLLSITENGLIPKDYRSLKTQYLQSYGPEHLLTFSNLRRAGLLTEQAPGDTLTAVESKVSKLVTDKAAGKITDAFSSLAKRSNFRAISKKLNLIPRVDGEYDLKVPRDMAYVFSGAYVPLSCRIIEQVLERRSWQGLDEVVRLLNCSELAFTDMTREDKASSESLRLILVVFLGGCTFSEISALRFLGREKGYRFIFLTTAVTNSARLMEAMSEVKA, encoded by the exons ATGGCTTTTCCCCATCGGCCGGACGCCCCGGAGCTGCCTGACTTCTCCATGCTCAAGAGGCTGGCCCGAGACCAGCTCATCTATCTGCTGGAGCAG CTTCCAGGAAAAAAGGACCTGTTCATTGAGGCAGATCTCATGAGCCCTTTGGATCGAATTGCCAATGTCTCCATCCTAAAG CAACACGAAGTAGACAAGCTTTACAAGGTGGAGAGCAAGCCGGCCGTGAGCTCCAGTGAACA ATTGTGTTTCTTGGTCAGACCACGCATCAAGAATATGCGATACATTGCTA ATCTCGTCAATGCTGACAAATTGGCTGGCCGAACTCGAAAATACAAAGTGATCTTCAGTCCTCAGAAg ttttatgCGTGTGAGATGGTGCTTGAGGAAGAAGGAATCTATGGAG ATGTGAGCTGTGACGAATGGGCCTTCTCTTTGCTGCCTCTTGATGTGGATCTGCTGAGCATGGAACTACCAGAATTTTTCAGGGACTACTTCCTG GAAGGAGATCAGCGTTGGATCAACACGGTGGCACAGGCCTTGCATCTTCTCAGCACTCTCTATGGACCCTTTCCGAACTGCTATGGGATTGGCAGATGTGCCAAG ATGTCCTATGAATTGTGGAGGAAACTGGAGGATGAGGAGGATGGTGAAACCAAGGGCCGAAGGCCAGAAATTGGACATATCTTTTTGCTGGATAGAG ACATGGACTTTGTGACGGCACTTTGCTCCCAGGTGGTTTACGAGGGCCTGGTGGATGACACCTTTCGCATCAAGTGTG GGAGTGTCGACTTTGGCCCAGAAGTCACATCTTCTGACAAGAGCCTGAAGGTGCTACTCAATGCTGAGGACAAG GTGTTTAATGAGATTCGTAACGAGCACTTCTCCAATGTCTTCGGCTTTTTGAGCCAGAAGGCCCGGAACTTGCAGGCCCAGTATGAT CGCCGGAGGGGCATGGACATCAAACAGATGAAGAACTTCGTGTCCCAGGAGCTCAAGGGACTGAAACAGGAGCACCGCCTGCTGAGTCTCC ATATTGGGGCCTGTGAATCCATcatgaagaagaaaaccaagCAGGACTTCCAGGAGCTCATCAAGACCGAGCATG CACTGCTGGAGGGCTTCAACATCCGGGAGAGCACCAGCTACATTGAAGAGCACATAGACCGGCAG GTGTCACCTATAGAAAGCCTTCGCCTCATGTGCCTTTTGTCCATCACTGAGAATG GATTGATCCCTAAGGATTACCGATCCCTGAAAACTCAGTACCTGCAG AGCTACGGCCCTGAGCACCTGCTGACCTTCTCCAACCTGCGGCGTGCTGGGCTCCTGACAGAGCAGGCCCCGGGGGACACCCTCACAGCTGTAGAGAGCAAAGTGAGCAAGCTGGTGACCGACAAGGCTGCAG GAAAGATTACTGATGCTTTCAGTTCTCTGGCCAAGAGGAGCAATTTTCGTGCCATCAGCAAGAAGCTGAATTTG ATCCCACGTGTGGATGGCGAGTATGATCTGAAAGTGCCGCGGGACATGGCATATGTCTTCAGTGGTGCTTACGTGCCCCTTAGCTGCCGAATCATTGAGCAG GTGCTGGAGCGGCGAAGCTGGCAGGGTCTGGACGAAGTGGTGCGGCTGCTCAACTGCAGTGAGCTGGCATTCACAG ACATGACCAGGGAAGACAAGGCCTCCAGCGAGTCCCTGCGCCTCATCTTGGTGGTGTTCTTAGGTGGCTGCACGTTCTCTGAGATCTCAGCCCTCCGGTTCCTGGGTAGAGAAAAAG GGTACCGGTTCATTTTTCTGACGACAGCAGTCACGAACAGTGCTCGCCTTATGGAGGCCATGAGTGAGGTGAAAGCCTGA